A genomic stretch from Candidatus Omnitrophota bacterium includes:
- the xerD gene encoding site-specific tyrosine recombinase XerD, with protein MEEFLDTFLDYLSVERGLARNTIISYRKDLSYYLSFLRGRKVAALSDTTKEHITDFMFKQKGRGLSANSIARGLAAMRMFYRFLQREKVIPRDPTALLDSPKLWKKIPESLSLNEVEALLNAPNLRNAQGVRDRAILEVMYATGMRASEVVDLKLDNINKDVGFLRCIGKGNKERVIPLGRKAISGVDRYISQARPALLKGRESPYVFLNRFGGRISRQSLWKIIKKYARVANIKKPIKPHIIRHSFATHLLERGADLRSLQEMLGHSDISTTQIYTHVDRDRLKKVHKLFHPRG; from the coding sequence ATGGAAGAATTCTTAGACACATTTCTTGATTATCTTTCGGTGGAACGGGGCCTGGCCCGGAATACCATCATCTCTTACCGCAAGGACCTGTCTTATTACCTGAGTTTCTTGAGGGGGCGCAAAGTGGCCGCCCTCTCCGATACCACGAAGGAGCACATAACCGATTTTATGTTCAAACAGAAAGGCCGCGGACTTTCCGCGAACTCTATTGCCAGAGGCCTGGCAGCGATGAGGATGTTTTACAGGTTTCTGCAGCGGGAAAAGGTCATACCTCGCGACCCGACCGCGTTGCTGGATTCCCCCAAGCTCTGGAAGAAGATCCCCGAGTCCTTAAGCCTGAATGAAGTTGAGGCGCTGCTGAACGCGCCGAATTTACGGAACGCGCAGGGCGTAAGGGACAGGGCGATACTTGAGGTAATGTACGCGACCGGTATGAGGGCATCGGAGGTAGTTGACCTCAAACTGGATAATATAAATAAAGATGTCGGTTTCCTGCGCTGCATAGGCAAGGGCAACAAGGAGAGGGTCATCCCTTTAGGCAGAAAGGCGATCTCCGGAGTGGACAGGTATATAAGCCAGGCCAGGCCCGCCCTGTTGAAGGGCAGGGAAAGCCCATATGTTTTCCTGAACAGGTTCGGCGGCAGGATCTCACGGCAGTCATTGTGGAAGATAATAAAGAAATACGCGCGCGTAGCGAATATAAAGAAGCCGATAAAGCCGCACATAATCAGGCATTCGTTCGCTACCCATCTTTTAGAGAGGGGCGCTGACTTGAGGTCTTTGCAGGAGATGCTCGGCCATTCAGATATCTCGACAACGCAGATCTACACGCATGTTGACAGGGACAGATTAAAGAAAGTGCACAAGTTGTTCCATCCGAGAGGATAG
- a CDS encoding CCA tRNA nucleotidyltransferase: MRGYIGKLPKDVVGLLKICADAAEGLGFRAYVVGGFVRDLILGVRNLDVDIAIEGGGIAFADELSKKLGGEAVRHKHFGTATVVSKDGFKIDIATARKESYHAPAQLPTVKPGLIEDDLKRRDFTINAMAIDISRSGFGRLLDLFDCREDLKTGKIRVLHDRSFIDDPTRIMRAVRFEQRYDFRIEPRTETLLREAAELKMLDIVQKHRVRDELMLMLKEDEPIRCIKRLNNIYGFSFLHPGLKLDNNIFGLLKDVGGVITWFRKRFPSKRPLDTWLMYLMALLDRLSVPAVNVVCGHFAFRRGETKRIISCKKDVNSVIGFLKKKGLRPYLIYKKLEPLTYEVILLAYVKSGSKAVKQRVVDFLSSYNETRISVSGEDIRAIGLSPGPRFKKMLEEILFAKIDGRIKTRKDELDYLRRKGKAKNR, encoded by the coding sequence ATGCGGGGATATATCGGAAAACTACCGAAGGATGTTGTTGGTTTGCTGAAAATCTGCGCGGATGCCGCGGAGGGGCTTGGTTTTCGCGCCTACGTAGTCGGCGGGTTTGTGCGGGACCTGATCCTCGGGGTGAGGAATCTCGATGTTGATATAGCGATAGAGGGCGGCGGTATCGCGTTCGCGGACGAACTTTCTAAAAAGCTGGGAGGCGAGGCAGTGCGGCACAAGCATTTTGGCACGGCAACAGTCGTATCCAAAGACGGTTTTAAGATAGACATAGCTACTGCCCGTAAAGAGTCATACCACGCGCCGGCGCAGCTGCCCACGGTAAAGCCCGGCCTCATAGAGGACGACCTCAAGAGGCGTGATTTTACCATAAACGCGATGGCAATAGACATAAGCAGGAGCGGCTTTGGCCGGCTGCTTGATCTTTTTGACTGCCGGGAGGACCTGAAGACGGGAAAGATAAGGGTCCTGCACGACAGGAGTTTTATTGATGACCCGACGCGCATAATGAGGGCGGTGAGATTTGAGCAGAGGTATGATTTCAGGATAGAGCCGCGCACGGAAACGCTCTTGCGCGAAGCGGCAGAGCTCAAGATGCTGGATATTGTCCAGAAACACAGGGTGCGCGATGAATTGATGCTTATGCTTAAAGAGGATGAGCCGATACGCTGTATAAAACGGCTGAATAATATATACGGTTTTTCCTTTTTGCATCCCGGATTGAAATTAGACAACAATATCTTCGGCCTGCTTAAGGATGTCGGCGGCGTCATAACATGGTTCAGGAAAAGGTTCCCTTCAAAGCGGCCTTTGGATACCTGGCTTATGTATCTTATGGCCTTGCTTGACAGGTTATCGGTCCCGGCCGTAAATGTGGTATGCGGCCACTTTGCCTTCAGGAGGGGCGAGACAAAGAGGATCATCTCTTGCAAGAAAGACGTTAACAGCGTCATTGGATTCCTCAAGAAGAAGGGCTTAAGGCCGTATTTGATATATAAGAAACTTGAACCCCTGACTTATGAGGTAATACTGCTTGCTTACGTCAAATCAGGGAGCAAGGCGGTAAAACAGAGGGTAGTTGATTTCTTATCAAGCTATAACGAGACGAGAATATCGGTTTCCGGAGAAGATATCCGCGCGATAGGGCTGTCCCCGGGCCCGCGTTTTAAAAAGATGCTGGAAGAAATACTTTTTGCCAAAATAGACGGGCGGATCAAGACCAGGAAGGACGAGCTGGATTACCTTCGCAGGAAGGGCAAGGCAAAGAACAGATAA
- the rbfA gene encoding 30S ribosome-binding factor RbfA has translation MYRAGKVAEAIRREVGIIIQKELKDPRMGFVTVTRVEVTNDLRYAKVYFSTLGKKEDEQKSIDALNSASGYIKRLVSERVKLRLFPEMTFMIDRSAEYSIHIQDELDKIREQKQREIDELKKGERGDRKE, from the coding sequence ATGTACAGGGCTGGGAAGGTAGCAGAGGCGATAAGGAGGGAAGTAGGCATCATAATACAAAAGGAGTTGAAGGACCCGCGCATGGGATTTGTGACGGTTACCAGGGTAGAGGTCACCAATGACCTGCGCTATGCCAAGGTTTATTTCAGCACGTTAGGGAAAAAGGAAGACGAACAGAAAAGCATAGACGCGCTTAACAGCGCGTCCGGCTATATCAAGCGGCTGGTTTCAGAGCGCGTTAAACTGAGGTTGTTCCCGGAAATGACCTTTATGATCGACCGCTCGGCGGAATACAGCATACATATACAGGATGAACTGGATAAGATACGCGAACAGAAACAGAGGGAGATAGATGAGCTTAAAAAGGGTGAGAGAGGCGATAGAAAAGAATAA
- a CDS encoding bifunctional oligoribonuclease/PAP phosphatase NrnA produces the protein MSLKRVREAIEKNKSFLVSAHVNLEGDAIGSELALAHLLKLKGKSVAVVNDSRVPAEYSFMPAQEYLAGLNEVERQGRRFDAAILVDCSDMGRIGAVKALAERSRTIINIDHHISNARFADINWVVPHASSASELIFKLYKAEKARFDKTSALLLYVGLLTDTGSFRYSNTSPSTHRMAAELLKFGINARDIYSLIYEANPYSDMMALARAFTQLKRDAGGRVIWAKLKRDFFTKRKIKIDVSDQILGFARSVKGVEVAVIFKENLGDRREVRVNFRSAGKVDVAGIAASLGGGGHRTAAGCTVSGNIDNIQKKVLGMIREAIRKI, from the coding sequence ATGAGCTTAAAAAGGGTGAGAGAGGCGATAGAAAAGAATAAGAGTTTTCTGGTCAGCGCCCACGTAAATCTTGAAGGCGACGCCATAGGCTCGGAACTGGCGCTCGCGCACCTGCTTAAATTAAAGGGTAAATCCGTGGCCGTGGTGAATGATTCAAGGGTCCCTGCCGAGTATTCTTTTATGCCGGCCCAGGAGTATCTGGCGGGGCTTAACGAGGTGGAAAGGCAGGGGCGAAGATTTGATGCCGCTATCCTGGTCGATTGTTCCGATATGGGCAGGATAGGCGCGGTCAAGGCTCTCGCGGAAAGATCCCGGACGATAATAAATATAGACCATCACATCAGCAATGCCAGGTTCGCGGATATAAACTGGGTCGTTCCTCACGCCTCTTCCGCGTCCGAGTTGATCTTTAAATTGTATAAGGCGGAGAAGGCCCGTTTTGATAAGACGTCGGCATTACTGTTATATGTGGGGCTGCTTACCGATACGGGTTCGTTCCGTTATTCAAACACAAGCCCGTCAACTCACAGGATGGCCGCGGAACTGCTGAAGTTCGGGATAAACGCCCGGGATATTTATTCTTTGATCTACGAGGCAAACCCCTATTCAGATATGATGGCGCTTGCCCGCGCGTTTACACAGTTAAAACGGGATGCCGGAGGCAGGGTGATATGGGCCAAGCTAAAGAGGGATTTTTTCACTAAAAGAAAGATCAAGATCGACGTAAGCGATCAGATACTCGGTTTCGCCCGTTCAGTAAAAGGCGTTGAAGTGGCCGTTATTTTTAAGGAGAATCTGGGGGATAGGCGTGAGGTCAGGGTCAATTTCAGGTCCGCGGGCAAAGTGGATGTTGCCGGGATAGCCGCGTCTTTAGGGGGCGGAGGCCACAGGACCGCGGCCGGCTGCACCGTATCCGGAAACATAGACAATATACAGAAGAAGGTATTGGGCATGATAAGGGAGGCGATAAGAAAAATATGA
- the truB gene encoding tRNA pseudouridine(55) synthase TruB: MIRKDGIIIIDKPAGLSSHDVVLQVRRRLKVKKVGHAGTLDPMATGVLVVFVGSATKLFGSFSSMDKEYAATFRLGKATDTGDLQGKVIKEMPYAHITEGRVREVFKLFTGDIEQVPPMTSALKHKGSRLYELARKGISVERAPRKLKIYDLELKNFNPPDVEFYLKCSKGTYVRKLAEDIAEALSCCAYISQIRRLSVGGFTLDKAVKLDDVNEGHILYWKN; the protein is encoded by the coding sequence ATGATCCGCAAGGACGGAATAATAATAATAGATAAGCCCGCGGGGCTTAGTTCCCACGATGTGGTGCTTCAGGTAAGGCGCAGGCTTAAGGTAAAAAAAGTGGGGCACGCCGGTACTCTTGACCCTATGGCGACAGGCGTGCTTGTGGTATTCGTCGGTTCAGCCACCAAGTTATTCGGCAGCTTCTCATCAATGGATAAGGAATACGCCGCCACGTTCAGGCTGGGAAAGGCGACCGATACAGGCGACCTTCAAGGCAAGGTAATAAAAGAGATGCCTTACGCTCATATAACCGAAGGCCGGGTAAGGGAGGTCTTTAAGCTTTTCACGGGCGATATTGAGCAGGTGCCTCCGATGACTTCGGCCTTAAAACATAAAGGCAGCCGGCTTTATGAGCTTGCCAGAAAAGGCATTTCCGTTGAGCGCGCGCCCAGGAAGCTGAAGATATATGATCTTGAACTGAAGAATTTCAATCCCCCTGACGTAGAGTTTTATCTGAAGTGTTCAAAGGGGACATATGTAAGAAAGCTCGCTGAGGATATAGCTGAGGCGTTATCCTGCTGCGCGTATATTTCTCAGATAAGGCGCCTTTCCGTGGGCGGTTTCACATTAGACAAGGCAGTGAAACTTGACGATGTAAATGAAGGCCATATATTATACTGGAAGAATTAG
- a CDS encoding bifunctional riboflavin kinase/FAD synthetase has translation MKAIYYTGRISPRIKGAVIAIGIFDGMHIGHSALLDKAVGRARRLKIKSAAVTFWPHPAKTPVICSLHKRLALMRRRGLDYCLILPFTKMFSRIPPRKFINDMIVKKLSPRYLFVGSNFTFGKDAQGDVRLLKEFSRNFNFSVEEVKLKELGGKAVSSTAIRRLIIKGRLRRAARLLGRDFTIEGDVISSKKLGRHLGYPTINVDYGNEVLPPDGIYAARILIGTGLYKGVCYIGRRPTIEKGMRRSVEVHIFDFAQDVYGRYVEISLLKFLRKDAKFNTLHDLTRQISRDIKASRKYLS, from the coding sequence ATGAAGGCCATATATTATACTGGAAGAATTAGCCCGCGGATCAAGGGCGCAGTTATTGCCATAGGTATCTTTGACGGTATGCACATCGGCCACAGCGCGCTGCTGGACAAGGCGGTGGGCAGGGCCAGGCGCCTTAAAATAAAAAGCGCGGCGGTCACATTTTGGCCGCATCCGGCTAAGACGCCGGTGATCTGTTCGCTGCATAAACGGCTGGCGCTTATGCGCCGGAGAGGCCTGGATTATTGCCTCATCCTTCCATTTACAAAGATGTTCTCGCGTATCCCCCCGCGCAAATTTATAAATGATATGATCGTGAAGAAGCTCTCTCCCCGGTATTTATTTGTGGGCTCAAACTTTACCTTTGGTAAAGACGCGCAGGGCGATGTGCGGCTCCTCAAGGAGTTCTCCCGTAATTTCAACTTCTCCGTGGAAGAGGTAAAATTGAAAGAGCTCGGCGGAAAGGCCGTAAGCAGCACAGCGATAAGGCGCCTGATAATTAAAGGCCGCCTGCGCCGGGCGGCCAGGTTATTGGGCAGGGATTTTACCATAGAAGGAGATGTGATAAGTTCCAAGAAACTCGGCAGGCACCTGGGTTATCCGACGATAAACGTTGATTACGGCAACGAAGTGCTCCCCCCCGACGGCATATACGCGGCCCGGATCCTTATCGGCACGGGCCTTTATAAAGGCGTCTGCTATATCGGCAGGAGGCCTACTATTGAAAAGGGGATGAGGCGTTCAGTCGAGGTCCATATTTTTGATTTCGCTCAAGATGTATACGGCAGGTATGTTGAAATAAGCCTGCTCAAGTTCCTCAGAAAAGACGCCAAATTCAATACCCTCCATGATTTAACCCGCCAGATATCCCGCGATATAAAAGCGTCCAGGAAGTACCTCTCTTAA
- the mraZ gene encoding division/cell wall cluster transcriptional repressor MraZ: MFYGEHQHSIDNKGRLVLPSRFRETAKAHFIEKFFITRGLDKCLFMFSEDEWRTQEAKFKSISFTKQQARVFNRIYFSGAVEASFDKQGRMLIPQYLKNYAGIKRDVVLVGVSNRIEIWSKDAWQKFYADYQPSFEQIAEQILETE; encoded by the coding sequence ATGTTTTACGGTGAACACCAGCATTCAATAGACAATAAAGGAAGGCTTGTCCTGCCGTCCCGTTTTCGCGAGACAGCCAAGGCCCATTTCATAGAGAAATTTTTTATAACCAGGGGCCTTGATAAGTGCTTGTTCATGTTCTCCGAAGACGAGTGGCGCACGCAGGAGGCAAAATTCAAATCAATATCTTTTACCAAGCAGCAGGCGCGCGTATTTAACAGGATCTATTTCTCAGGGGCGGTAGAGGCCTCTTTTGACAAGCAGGGGAGGATGCTCATACCCCAATATCTTAAGAACTACGCGGGGATAAAGCGCGATGTGGTCCTGGTCGGTGTATCCAACAGGATCGAGATATGGTCTAAGGACGCCTGGCAGAAGTTTTACGCGGATTACCAGCCTTCTTTTGAACAGATAGCAGAGCAGATATTGGAAACGGAATAA
- the rsmH gene encoding 16S rRNA (cytosine(1402)-N(4))-methyltransferase RsmH — protein sequence MEKYEHKPVMYKEAIEYLDPKPGDIIIDATVGLGGHTEELIKRVRPGGRVIGIDRDEESLSYAGDRLKDYADSLLLVHGDFRQIDEIMRKLGIDKVDGILYDFGLSSFQIQDAKRGFSFNREGPLDMRMDRNSYISAYDLVNNLTESEISNILKLYGQERWHNRIARFVVQERSRSPISTTTQLSNIVLRSMPYHRGHWHIHPATRTFMALRIAVNRELEAIDSSLIKSADLLNKGGRICAISFHSLEDRIVKNNFKKLAKEGRLKIVTAKPLRPSFLEIRENRRARSAKFRVAERA from the coding sequence GTGGAAAAATATGAACATAAACCGGTCATGTATAAAGAAGCCATAGAATACCTTGATCCAAAGCCCGGAGATATCATAATAGACGCCACTGTCGGTTTGGGGGGTCATACTGAAGAACTGATAAAGAGGGTGCGCCCCGGAGGTCGGGTCATCGGCATAGACAGGGACGAGGAGTCCCTGTCTTATGCCGGGGACCGGCTCAAGGATTACGCCGATTCCCTGCTTCTGGTGCACGGAGACTTCAGGCAGATCGACGAGATAATGCGCAAGCTCGGCATAGATAAGGTTGACGGGATATTATACGATTTTGGATTGTCTTCCTTTCAGATCCAGGACGCCAAAAGGGGTTTTAGTTTTAACAGAGAGGGGCCGTTGGATATGAGAATGGACAGGAACAGCTACATTTCGGCCTATGACCTTGTGAATAATCTGACTGAAAGCGAGATATCAAACATACTGAAACTTTACGGGCAGGAAAGGTGGCATAACCGCATCGCCCGTTTTGTGGTCCAGGAGCGTTCGCGTTCGCCGATATCCACCACGACGCAGCTTTCAAACATAGTATTGAGGTCCATGCCTTATCATAGAGGGCACTGGCACATACATCCGGCAACGCGCACATTTATGGCGCTGCGTATCGCCGTGAACCGGGAACTGGAGGCGATAGATTCCTCTCTTATTAAATCAGCGGATCTTCTCAACAAGGGGGGCAGGATATGCGCCATCAGTTTTCATTCGCTTGAGGACAGGATAGTGAAGAATAATTTCAAGAAACTCGCCAAGGAAGGCCGGCTGAAGATAGTGACCGCCAAACCGCTGAGGCCGTCATTCCTGGAGATCAGGGAAAACCGCAGGGCGCGCAGCGCCAAATTCAGGGTAGCAGAAAGGGCCTAA
- a CDS encoding penicillin-binding transpeptidase domain-containing protein — translation MRIKSSIPRFYILFVVSSVFILLVSFRLIYIQFFKSSYLNSLAGKQHNLYVEIEPQRGRIFDRNMRLEAVNMPIESLYASPDDIENKGEAAAVIAKYAGLDYGFVKGRLDRRKQFVWIARKLSPEISDKIEGLNIKGLGFIRESKRSYPNGRLGAHIIGFAGLDNTGLEGIELVYDKYLKGESGWAYVLRDARQKQLSIQDRITPSKDGFDVVLTIDEVIQFIAETELEKACKAHNARGGSIVVMDPATGEILAMASIPGFNPDSVLKRNPDAVRNRAVCDLLEPGSVFKIVAASAALEEGFWNESDRIFCENGSYRVANHTLHDHRPHGDLSFREVVEQSSNIGVTKIAQKMGADVIYKYAKLFGFGSATAVDLSGEINGMLKKPSEWSKTSIGAVPIGQEVGVTTIQLACAISVIANGGKLMRPYVVKRIQDKFDEAIKEYSPLFKRQVISEPTSLRMRRILQGVVEQGTAKMAVSDKFTMAGKTGTGQKVEKDGRYSHSKFIASFVGFAPAENPRLAIAVVVDEPHPYYFGGVVSAPVFKKVAEESLKYLGVPADKLHMAAQKAR, via the coding sequence GTGCGCATTAAAAGCTCCATTCCCCGCTTTTATATATTATTCGTTGTAAGCTCCGTTTTTATTTTACTGGTTTCATTCCGCCTTATCTACATTCAATTCTTTAAATCCTCCTACCTTAATTCCCTTGCCGGGAAGCAGCACAATCTTTATGTTGAAATCGAGCCGCAGAGGGGCCGCATATTTGACAGGAATATGCGCCTTGAAGCGGTGAATATGCCGATTGAATCCCTGTATGCCTCTCCCGATGATATAGAAAACAAGGGCGAGGCAGCGGCGGTCATCGCGAAGTACGCGGGTTTGGACTACGGATTTGTCAAGGGCAGGCTGGACAGGCGCAAACAGTTTGTCTGGATCGCCAGGAAGCTCTCTCCGGAAATATCCGATAAGATCGAAGGCCTTAATATCAAGGGGCTGGGTTTTATCAGGGAAAGCAAGCGCAGCTATCCCAACGGCCGCCTGGGAGCTCACATAATAGGGTTTGCCGGCCTGGATAACACGGGGCTTGAAGGGATAGAGCTGGTATATGATAAATATTTAAAGGGCGAAAGCGGCTGGGCGTATGTGCTGAGGGATGCCCGCCAGAAACAGCTATCCATCCAGGACAGGATAACCCCTTCCAAAGACGGTTTTGATGTAGTGCTGACCATAGATGAAGTCATTCAGTTCATCGCTGAGACCGAATTGGAAAAGGCCTGCAAGGCGCATAACGCCAGGGGCGGCAGCATTGTAGTCATGGACCCCGCGACCGGCGAGATACTGGCGATGGCGAGCATTCCGGGATTTAACCCGGATTCTGTCTTGAAGAGAAACCCGGACGCGGTGCGCAACCGCGCGGTATGCGATCTATTGGAGCCGGGTTCGGTGTTCAAGATCGTAGCCGCCTCTGCCGCCCTGGAAGAGGGCTTCTGGAACGAAAGCGATAGAATATTCTGCGAGAACGGCAGTTACCGCGTTGCCAATCATACGCTCCATGACCACAGGCCGCACGGAGACCTTAGCTTTAGAGAGGTAGTTGAACAGTCCAGCAATATAGGCGTGACCAAGATCGCCCAGAAGATGGGGGCCGATGTCATATATAAGTACGCTAAACTCTTCGGTTTCGGCAGCGCGACGGCGGTCGATCTGTCGGGCGAGATAAACGGGATGTTGAAAAAGCCCTCGGAGTGGTCCAAGACCTCCATAGGCGCGGTGCCTATCGGGCAGGAAGTAGGCGTTACCACTATTCAGCTTGCCTGCGCGATCTCCGTGATCGCCAACGGCGGAAAACTTATGCGCCCCTACGTGGTTAAGAGGATACAGGATAAATTTGATGAAGCGATAAAGGAGTATTCTCCGCTGTTCAAGAGGCAGGTGATTTCCGAACCGACATCTCTGAGGATGAGAAGGATATTGCAGGGAGTCGTGGAGCAGGGCACGGCAAAAATGGCCGTCTCCGATAAATTTACCATGGCGGGCAAGACCGGCACAGGCCAAAAGGTAGAGAAAGACGGCCGGTATTCGCACAGCAAATTCATAGCTTCATTCGTGGGGTTTGCCCCGGCTGAAAACCCGCGGCTTGCCATAGCGGTAGTCGTTGATGAACCGCACCCTTATTATTTCGGAGGGGTCGTATCCGCCCCTGTGTTTAAAAAGGTCGCGGAGGAATCGTTAAAGTACCTTGGAGTTCCGGCAGATAAGCTGCATATGGCAGCGCAGAAGGCCAGATGA
- a CDS encoding UDP-N-acetylmuramoyl-L-alanyl-D-glutamate--2,6-diaminopimelate ligase, producing MKLRDVVANLGIDSQLGAFADIEIKGVSRDSREVSSDFIFIAVDGFRQDGRAFIDEAIRRGARAIVSKCGALPGRGNICFLNVADDRKAEAVIASNFYSHPSRKIKLTGITGTDGKTTTSYLTEAIFNKGGFKTGVIGTVEYRYGGKRMEAANTTPGAVKLQALLSSMLKAGIDYAVMEVSSHALEQARTDGLLFKSAVFTNLSPEHLDYHKTMEAYFQAKSRLFQGLGAGSRAIINKDSPYADKLLGICKADTLTYGIGPAACVRADDIALGDTGSSFIMRTSGASVKISTSLIGRHNIYNILAAACVGISEGIDLETIAEGVKQLVFVPGRLEAVDRGQDFRVFVDYAHTDQALQNVLSALRQCSRRRIITVFGCGGGRDKLKRPRMGRVAAEMSDLCFITSDNPRDEEPLDIIKDILSGISKNNFKVVADRGQAICEAVAEADTADVVLICGKGHEDYQIYGKKKIRFSDREAVEECLRHLPLKK from the coding sequence ATGAAATTAAGAGATGTGGTAGCCAACCTGGGTATTGACAGCCAACTGGGGGCATTCGCGGATATTGAGATCAAAGGCGTATCCCGCGATTCCAGGGAGGTATCTTCCGATTTTATATTCATAGCGGTTGACGGCTTCAGGCAGGACGGCAGGGCATTTATAGATGAGGCGATAAGAAGGGGGGCAAGGGCGATAGTTTCCAAATGCGGAGCGCTGCCTGGGCGCGGCAATATCTGTTTTCTTAATGTGGCGGATGACAGGAAGGCGGAGGCGGTCATAGCGTCCAATTTTTATTCCCATCCTTCCAGGAAGATAAAATTGACAGGGATCACCGGCACCGACGGAAAGACGACCACCTCATATTTAACGGAGGCAATATTCAACAAGGGGGGGTTCAAGACAGGCGTGATCGGCACGGTTGAATACAGGTATGGCGGCAAAAGGATGGAAGCGGCGAACACTACTCCGGGAGCGGTTAAATTACAGGCTTTATTGAGCTCAATGTTGAAGGCGGGCATTGACTACGCTGTCATGGAGGTATCTTCCCACGCCCTGGAACAGGCAAGAACGGACGGCCTGCTGTTTAAAAGCGCCGTATTCACCAACCTTAGCCCCGAACACCTGGATTACCATAAGACGATGGAGGCATATTTTCAGGCAAAGTCGCGTTTATTCCAGGGCCTGGGCGCTGGTTCCCGCGCGATAATCAACAAGGATTCTCCGTACGCCGATAAACTTTTGGGTATCTGTAAAGCCGATACCCTGACCTACGGCATTGGGCCGGCGGCTTGCGTGCGGGCGGATGATATAGCGCTTGGCGACACAGGAAGCAGTTTTATAATGCGTACAAGCGGCGCTTCTGTTAAAATAAGCACATCGCTTATAGGCAGGCACAATATCTACAATATCCTCGCGGCTGCCTGCGTAGGCATCAGCGAGGGAATAGATTTGGAAACGATAGCCGAGGGGGTCAAGCAGCTTGTTTTTGTGCCGGGGCGGCTGGAGGCTGTAGACCGCGGACAGGATTTCCGCGTTTTTGTTGATTATGCCCATACTGATCAGGCGCTCCAGAACGTATTAAGCGCCCTGAGGCAGTGCTCGCGCCGCAGGATCATCACGGTATTCGGCTGCGGCGGAGGCAGGGATAAGCTTAAGCGCCCGCGAATGGGCAGGGTCGCTGCCGAGATGTCGGACCTCTGTTTCATTACATCGGATAACCCCCGCGATGAAGAGCCGCTTGATATAATCAAGGATATCCTGTCCGGCATCAGCAAGAATAACTTTAAGGTCGTGGCTGACAGAGGACAGGCGATCTGTGAGGCAGTGGCGGAGGCGGATACCGCGGACGTGGTCTTGATCTGCGGCAAGGGCCATGAGGATTACCAGATATACGGCAAGAAAAAGATCAGGTTCAGCGACAGGGAGGCAGTAGAGGAATGCCTGCGGCATTTACCGTTGAAGAAATAA